The Anopheles merus strain MAF chromosome 2L, AmerM5.1, whole genome shotgun sequence genome has a segment encoding these proteins:
- the LOC121592700 gene encoding uncharacterized protein CG3556 isoform X1: MLTLGSCFIVLNTEPGRIKRLKMIHRMQIAAVLLATVLLLVNSILGENVTSIIPPTMQSTSDIAHTTTGLAHTTQQHQHYQYATSTVQLNTLPTEQTGSFAVGQPGGTVAGLYVRPTIDPMSTQQSTVSPLYISNMSASFAPATQISLRQDLVDSLPVDVLQIEEKQLGPGGPNQAESVGIQRALCWLREKRLPDYSWGNDTHMVILAKELSGARDPTDNDNPIQAVSDLENLLSIKQMDIEVLTMLDRHHATAKLPHTDHIAKYILAMGGLCKDARHFYGHDLVAALEHHEHDQGQEYEFALTALAICSSATHVRKRQIRRLLDIASGEVNDVDTIAMVLLALRCIVTDHRHRHLQHFVRRPARGLASLQGPQGSFGSLRSTALAMQALQDLEPDPAGKWNRTAASEWLLAKQRTDGGWTEEPLQDGQDPSIGIGLTADIVLALGWRGLGAVRALQCDHVMRESNEPSENGEPKLAAPVGLGISPVEELEPRNVSYTYTLWVGTNETEEYFLDLTSPKNTTFFRAMKQAAEIDPRFSFEAREWPNGHYVHTLAGMKEEPKSYHFWLLYRLPERPDTKNPPGNQLIAPLGVDELLVEDGEHYLYWYKKL, encoded by the exons GTTAAAGATGATACATCGAATGCAAATCGCGGCTGTACTTCTTGCTACGGTGTTACTGTTAGTGAATAGCATACTTGGCGAAAATGTTACCTCTATCATACCACCGACAATGCAAAGTACGTCTGATATAGCCCACACAACCACCGGTCTAGCACATACGACACAACAGCATCAACATTACCAGTATGCAACATCGACTGTGCAGCTAAACACACTTCCTACCGAACAGACGGGCTCGTTTGCCGTTGGCCAGCCGGGTGGAACCGTCGCAGGATTGTATGTTAGACCCACCATTGATCCTATGTCCACACAGCAATCGACCGTTTCTCCGCTGTATATATCGAACATGTCTGCTTCCTTTGCACCGGCAACTCAAATATCCTTACGGCAAGATTTAGTCGATAGCTTGCCGGTCGACGTTTTGCAGATCGAGGAAAAGCAGCTTGGGCCGGGAGGGCCAAATCAGGCGGAAAGCGTGGGCATTCAGCGAGCGCTGTGTTGGCTGAGGGAGAAACGGTTGCCCGACTACAGTTGGGGCAACGACACGCACATGGTAATTCTGGCCAAAGAGTTGTCCGGTGCCCGCGACCCAACGGATAATGATAATCCTATACAGGCGGTATCAGACTTGGAGAACCTGTTGTCCATCAAGCAGATGGATATTGAGGTGTTGACGATGCTCGACCGGCATCATGCTACAGCGAAGCTACCGCATACCGATCACATTGCCAAGTACATCTTGGCCATGGGAGGTCTCTGCAAGGATGCACGTCATTTTTACGGTCACGATTTGGTAGCCGCACTGGAGCATCATGAGCATGATCAGGGACAAGAGTATGAGTTTGCGTTGACAGCACTAGCCATATGCAGTTCTGCCACACATGTGCGAAAGCGTCAAATTCGACGACTGTTGGACATAGCTAGCGGAGAGGTGAACGATGTTG atacGATTGCCATGGTGTTGTTGGCACTCCGTTGCATAGTAACCGATCATCGCCACCGACATTTGCAACATTTTGTTCGTCGTCCTGCTAGGGGTTTGGCTAGCTTGCAGGGGCCGCAGGGTAGCTTTGGTTCGCTGCGGAGCACGGCGCTAGCCATGCAGGCGCTGCAAGATTTGGAACCCGATCCCGCCGGCAAATGGAATCGAACTGCCGCATCAGAGTGGTTACTGGCTAAGCAACGTACCGACGGAGGCTGGACGGAGGAACCGCTGCAAGATGGACAG GATCCTAGCATTGGCATCGGATTAACAGCTGATATCGTACTTGCGCTTGGTTGGCGGGGATTGGGAGCCGTTCGAGCGCTGCAATGTGATCACGTAATGCGCGAATCCAACGAACCTTCGGAAAATGGCGAGCCGAAGCTAGCTGCCCCGGTTGGGCTCGGTATATCGCCCGTAGAAGAGCTGGAACCAAGAAACGTTTCATATACGTACACCCTGTGGGTGGGTACAAACGAAACTGAGGAGTATTTCCTCGATTTGACGTCACCGAAAAATACAACATTCTTCCGAGCCATGAAGCAAGCGGCAGAAATAGACCCTAG GTTTTCGTTTGAAGCACGTGAATGGCCCAACGGACACTACGTTCACACGCTGGCTGGAATGAAGGAGGAACCGAAAAG CTATCACTTTTGGCTGCTATATCGCTTACCCGAAAGGCCAGACACAAAAAATCCGCCTGGTAATCAGCTAATAGCTCCGCTAG GGGTGGATGAGCTGTTAGTTGAAGATGGAGAACACTATCTCTACTGGTACAAAAAGCTTTAA
- the LOC121592700 gene encoding uncharacterized protein CG3556 isoform X2, which yields MIHRMQIAAVLLATVLLLVNSILGENVTSIIPPTMQSTSDIAHTTTGLAHTTQQHQHYQYATSTVQLNTLPTEQTGSFAVGQPGGTVAGLYVRPTIDPMSTQQSTVSPLYISNMSASFAPATQISLRQDLVDSLPVDVLQIEEKQLGPGGPNQAESVGIQRALCWLREKRLPDYSWGNDTHMVILAKELSGARDPTDNDNPIQAVSDLENLLSIKQMDIEVLTMLDRHHATAKLPHTDHIAKYILAMGGLCKDARHFYGHDLVAALEHHEHDQGQEYEFALTALAICSSATHVRKRQIRRLLDIASGEVNDVDTIAMVLLALRCIVTDHRHRHLQHFVRRPARGLASLQGPQGSFGSLRSTALAMQALQDLEPDPAGKWNRTAASEWLLAKQRTDGGWTEEPLQDGQDPSIGIGLTADIVLALGWRGLGAVRALQCDHVMRESNEPSENGEPKLAAPVGLGISPVEELEPRNVSYTYTLWVGTNETEEYFLDLTSPKNTTFFRAMKQAAEIDPRFSFEAREWPNGHYVHTLAGMKEEPKSYHFWLLYRLPERPDTKNPPGNQLIAPLGVDELLVEDGEHYLYWYKKL from the exons ATGATACATCGAATGCAAATCGCGGCTGTACTTCTTGCTACGGTGTTACTGTTAGTGAATAGCATACTTGGCGAAAATGTTACCTCTATCATACCACCGACAATGCAAAGTACGTCTGATATAGCCCACACAACCACCGGTCTAGCACATACGACACAACAGCATCAACATTACCAGTATGCAACATCGACTGTGCAGCTAAACACACTTCCTACCGAACAGACGGGCTCGTTTGCCGTTGGCCAGCCGGGTGGAACCGTCGCAGGATTGTATGTTAGACCCACCATTGATCCTATGTCCACACAGCAATCGACCGTTTCTCCGCTGTATATATCGAACATGTCTGCTTCCTTTGCACCGGCAACTCAAATATCCTTACGGCAAGATTTAGTCGATAGCTTGCCGGTCGACGTTTTGCAGATCGAGGAAAAGCAGCTTGGGCCGGGAGGGCCAAATCAGGCGGAAAGCGTGGGCATTCAGCGAGCGCTGTGTTGGCTGAGGGAGAAACGGTTGCCCGACTACAGTTGGGGCAACGACACGCACATGGTAATTCTGGCCAAAGAGTTGTCCGGTGCCCGCGACCCAACGGATAATGATAATCCTATACAGGCGGTATCAGACTTGGAGAACCTGTTGTCCATCAAGCAGATGGATATTGAGGTGTTGACGATGCTCGACCGGCATCATGCTACAGCGAAGCTACCGCATACCGATCACATTGCCAAGTACATCTTGGCCATGGGAGGTCTCTGCAAGGATGCACGTCATTTTTACGGTCACGATTTGGTAGCCGCACTGGAGCATCATGAGCATGATCAGGGACAAGAGTATGAGTTTGCGTTGACAGCACTAGCCATATGCAGTTCTGCCACACATGTGCGAAAGCGTCAAATTCGACGACTGTTGGACATAGCTAGCGGAGAGGTGAACGATGTTG atacGATTGCCATGGTGTTGTTGGCACTCCGTTGCATAGTAACCGATCATCGCCACCGACATTTGCAACATTTTGTTCGTCGTCCTGCTAGGGGTTTGGCTAGCTTGCAGGGGCCGCAGGGTAGCTTTGGTTCGCTGCGGAGCACGGCGCTAGCCATGCAGGCGCTGCAAGATTTGGAACCCGATCCCGCCGGCAAATGGAATCGAACTGCCGCATCAGAGTGGTTACTGGCTAAGCAACGTACCGACGGAGGCTGGACGGAGGAACCGCTGCAAGATGGACAG GATCCTAGCATTGGCATCGGATTAACAGCTGATATCGTACTTGCGCTTGGTTGGCGGGGATTGGGAGCCGTTCGAGCGCTGCAATGTGATCACGTAATGCGCGAATCCAACGAACCTTCGGAAAATGGCGAGCCGAAGCTAGCTGCCCCGGTTGGGCTCGGTATATCGCCCGTAGAAGAGCTGGAACCAAGAAACGTTTCATATACGTACACCCTGTGGGTGGGTACAAACGAAACTGAGGAGTATTTCCTCGATTTGACGTCACCGAAAAATACAACATTCTTCCGAGCCATGAAGCAAGCGGCAGAAATAGACCCTAG GTTTTCGTTTGAAGCACGTGAATGGCCCAACGGACACTACGTTCACACGCTGGCTGGAATGAAGGAGGAACCGAAAAG CTATCACTTTTGGCTGCTATATCGCTTACCCGAAAGGCCAGACACAAAAAATCCGCCTGGTAATCAGCTAATAGCTCCGCTAG GGGTGGATGAGCTGTTAGTTGAAGATGGAGAACACTATCTCTACTGGTACAAAAAGCTTTAA
- the LOC121593298 gene encoding uncharacterized protein K02A2.6-like — MNSPGDQPPSEEQRRASQNWYSVPGAASMPQQPQQPSLVAVPPNLQSAMPSAYQNPAPSQNFVEGSSHQAASSHQATSSHQAASSEQMMQLIILMQKQISQLTLMQNNSAIAKPPENVLTSAPFAEQILDSLSHHIKEFHYEEEAKMTFASWFARYEDLFERDASRLDDSAKVRLLIRKLGAAEYERYANFILPKSCRDFSFSETIKKLSSLFGVKESLLHRRYKCLNLMKRRSEDYLAYSCRVNRACVDFEIGKLTEEQFKCLIYVCGLRDEEDVEIRTRLLGKIDDRNDTTLESLTADCQRILNLKKDSAMIEKAATEQVFAVQKKTDEPKFSERQNFQSRKHEYKRPQTLPGRNCWLCGKNHWARDCPFKSNVCRVCKKKGHRDGYCPKPKRYSDSPTYRNKFSSRVVSVNTTNVQQRRKYINIFINNVSTRLQFDTGSDITIINRNVWQRLGKPELKRTVSARTASGSGLFLLGEFEANVTIGSVTHVASLRVAQADILLLGTDLIDLFALGSTPMDAFCRHISSEDYSKTVERRFQEVFNGMGLCTKASVKLQLKENVRPVFCPKRPVAYAVQELVDKELDRLEQMSIISPTDYSEWAAPIVVVRKANGSIRLCGDYSTGLNDALQQHEYPLPLPEDIFARLSQCKIFSKIDLSDAFLQVEIDPAYRSLLTINTHRGLFTYNRLPPGIKIAPAAFQQLIDTMLAGVKGVSCYMDDIIVGGATEQEHEANLMAVLKRIQEYGFSIRSEKCAFKVQQLRYLGYIIDTHGLRPDPAKIDVIKRLPEPTDVSGVRSFLGAINYYARFVPNMRELRYPLDNLLKTNAQFRWTADCKRAFERFKSLLSSNLLLTHYDPRHKIIVSADASSIGIGATISHMFPNGTIRVVQHASRALTKTEEGYSQIDREGLAIIFAVTKFHKMIFGRRFQLQTDHRPLLRIFGSKKGIPVYTANRLQRFALTLLSYDFGIEYVRTESFGNADVLSRLINKHDKPDEDCVIASVALEMDVKSIATSALVTFPLSFREVARETNRDPIARKLHYYIKNGWPRNIALGADSSRYHSRKEDYSTVEGCILVGERVLIPEKLRKQCLSQLHRGHPGIQRMKAIARSYVFWPSLNEDIIDLVSNCHSCALAAKSPAHADPLPWPKTTTPWERVHVDYAGPIDGDYFLVVVDAHTKWPEIIRTASITARITVSILRGLFARFGMPTTLVSDNGTQFTSGEFSEFCLSNGVHHITSAPFHPQSNGQAERFVDTFKRSLTKIRVGGAPLQEALDLFLQTYRTTPNPQLEQNKTPAEVMFGRPIRTCFDLLRPPRKIQHDFREGNERSFERDDLVYAKAYSRNNWHWVPGRVIRKRGNVTYEVLTGHRSVIRHINQLKRRGPLNSQGPMTERFNPLPLDVLLDSWSIPVTPSVLPDVYPTQHAPPVATPTEPPSLPPHRSIPQHQRSPRRSSRSRRAPRRFDPYLRY; from the coding sequence ATGAACAGCCCAGGAGATCAGCCCCCATCGGAAGAGCAGCGTCGAGCATCGCAAAATTGGTACAGCGTTCCCGGTGCAGCAAGTAtgccgcagcagccgcagcagccatCATTAGTAGCAGTGCCACCAAATCTACAAAGTGCAATGCCCTCAGCATACCAGAATCCAGCGCCATCGCAGAATTTTGTTGAAGGGTCATCGCACCAAGCAGCGTCATCGCACCAAGCAACGTCATCGCACCAAGCAGCGTCATCGGAGCAAATGATGCAACTGATCATTTTAATGCAGAAACAGATAAGCCAACTCACattaatgcaaaataattcgGCAATTGCCAAGCCCCCAGAAAATGTATTAACTTCCGCACCTTTTGCAGAGCAAATACTCGATTCTTTATCGCACCACATAAAGGAGTTCCACTACGAGGAGGAAGCAAAAATGACCTTTGCTTCGTGGTTTGCTCGATATGAGGATTTGTTTGAACGAGATGCTTCAAGGTTGGATGATAGCGCAAAAGTGCGGCTCCTCATAAGAAAACTGGGCGCAGCAGAATATGAAAGATATGCCAATTTCATATTGCCAAAGAGTTGTCGTGATTTTTCGTTCagcgaaacgataaaaaagctGTCATCGTTATTCGGAGTGAAAGAGTCATTGTTGCATAGGCGTTATAAATGCTTGAACCTAATGAAACGACGTAGCGAAGATTATCTGGCATATTCTTGTCGTGTGAATCGAGCCTGTGTAGattttgaaattggaaaattaacTGAGGAACAATTCAAGTGTCTGATATACGTATGCGGACTGCGGGACGAAGAAGACGTCGAGATTCGAACACGTCTACTTGGAAAGATCGACGACCGAAACGACACAACACTGGAAAGTTTAACAGCAGACTGCCAGCGTATTTTGAACTTAAAAAAAGACAGTGCTATGATCGAGAAAGCAGCAACCGAACAAGTTTTCGCTgtgcaaaagaaaactgaCGAACCAAAGTTTTCTGAGCGCCAAAATTTCCAGAGCAGAAAGCACGAATATAAGCGTCCTCAAACCCTACCTGGAAGAAATTGCTGGCTTTGTGGAAAAAATCATTGGGCGCGTGATTGTCCTTTTAAGTCGAatgtgtgtcgtgtctgtaagAAAAAGGGTCATAGAGACGGTTACTGTCCAAAACCGAAACGTTATTCAGATAGTCCAACATACAGAAACAAGTTTTCATCACGAGTGGTTTCGGTGAATACAACGAATGTTCAGCAAAGGCGAAAatatatcaatatttttataaataatgtaaGCACTCGATTGCAGTTCGACACAGGATCTGATATAACGATCATTAATCGAAACGTATGGCAACGTCTTGGAAAGCCTGAACTAAAACGAACAGTTAGCGCAAGAACAGCATCAGGAAGCGGACTCTTTCTGTTAGGAGAGTTTGAAGCGAATGTTACCATCGGAAGCGTAACTCATGTGGCTTCTTTAAGAGTAGCACAGGCAGACATACTATTGCTCGGAACAGACTTAATAGACCTGTTCGCACTTGGTTCTACCCCCATGGATGCTTTTTGTAGGCATATTTCATCTGAGGATTACTCTAAGACGGTTGAGCGGAGATTTCAAGAGGTCTTCAATGGCATGGGTCTGTGCACAAAGGCTAGTGTAAAACTGCAGCTGAAGGAAAACGTTCGTCCAGTATTTTGCCCAAAGCGACCGGTAGCTTATGCAGTACAGGAGTTAGTCGACAAGGAACTCGATCGACTAGAGCAGATGAGCATAATATCTCCAACGGATTACTCTGAATGGGCAGCACCTATCGTCGTCGTCCGCAAGGCAAACGGCAGCATTCGGCTTTGCGGGGACTACTCAACTGGACTAAATGACGCGTTGCAGCAACATGAGTATCCTTTACCATTACCTGAAGATATCTTCGCTAGACTATCgcaatgcaaaatatttaGCAAAATTGATCTATCCGATGCTTTCTTACAGGTAGAAATCGACCCTGCCTACCGATCTTTACTCACCATCAATACGCATCGAGGTTTATTCACCTACAATAGATTGCCGCCTGGTATTAAGATTGCTCCAGCAGCGTTCCAGCAGCTTATCGACACAATGCTGGCTGGTGTAAAAGGAGTGTCATGTTACATGGACGACATCATTGTCGGAGGAGCCACTGAACAAGAGCATGAAGCAAATTTAATGGCAGTTTTGAAAAGAATTCAAGAGTATGGATTCAGCATTCGATCGGAAAAATGCGCTTTTAAGGTTCAGCAACTAAGATATTTGGGTTACATCATCGACACCCACGGATTGCGCCCCGATCCAGCGAAGATCGATGTCATAAAAAGGCTTCCAGAACCAACAGATGTGAGCGGCGTCCGATCCTTTCTAGGAGCCATAAATTATTATGCCAGATTTGTCCCAAACATGCGAGAGTTGCGATATCCACTGGATAACTTATTGAAGACAAATGCACAATTTCGATGGACCGCCGATTGTAAAAGAGCGTTTGAAAGATTTAAATCCTTGCTATCATCGAACTTGTTGTTAACGCATTATGATCCAAGGCATAAAATAATAGTATCGGCAGATGCATCATCAATAGGTATTGGTGCCACTATTAGCCACATGTTTCCCAATGGTACCATACGTGTGGTTCAACACGCCTCTAGAGCACTTACAAAAACGGAAGAAGGATATAGCCAAATAGATCGTGAAGGACTGGCAATCATCTTTGCGGTAACGAAATTCCACAAGATGATATTTGGAAGGCGTTTCCAGCTTCAGACAGATCATCGTCCACTACTGCGGATCTTTGGGTCGAAAAAAGGGATCCCAGTCTACACTGCCAACCGCTTGCAGCGTTTTGCGCTCACGCTATTGTCATACGATTTCGGCATTGAATATGTACGCACCGAATCATTCGGAAATGCCGAtgtactctccaggctaattAACAAGCATGATAAACCGGATGAGGATTGTGTAATCGCTTCTGTTGCACTAGAGATGGATGTAAAGTCTATTGCAACAAGCGCTTTAGTTACGTTTCCCTTGAGTTTTAGAGAGGTCGCTCGAGAAACGAATCGTGATCCTATAGCAAGGAAGTTGCATTACTACATAAAAAACGGGTGGCCACGTAACATTGCCCTTGGCGCAGATTCATCTCGTTATCACAGCAGGAAGGAAGACTATTCAACGGTGGAAGGATGTATTTTGGTCGGAGAGAGAGTGTTAATACCAGAGAAACTACGCAAGCAATGTCTGTCCCAGCTTCATCGAGGACATCCTGGTATCCAGCGCATGAAGGCGATTGCGCGTAGCTATGTGTTTTGGCCGTCGTTAAATGAAGACATCATCGATCTCGTCAGTAATTGCCATTCATGTGCTCTGGCAGCAAAATCTCCTGCTCATGCTGATCCTTTGCCGTGGCCGAAGACAACAACGCCATGGGAGCGTGTCCATGTGGACTACGCGGGCCCAATAGATGGAGACTATTTTTTGGTAGTAGTCGATGCGCATACTAAGTGGCCAGAGATCATCCGGACGGCTAGTATCACAGCCCGCATAACCGTTAGCATCTTGAGAGGGTTGTTCGCGCGTTTCGGTATGCCCACGACACTGGTGAGCGACAATGGCACACAATTCACCAGCGGTGAGTTTTCAGAGTTCTGTTTGAGTAATGGTGTGCATCACATTACGTCTGCCCCGTTTCATCCGCAATCAAACGGGCAGGCAGAAAGATTCGTAGATACGTTTAAGCGCTCGTTAACCAAGATAAGAGTAGGAGGAGCACCGCTGCAGGAAGCACTGGACCTATTCCTACAGACATATCGAACCACGCCAAACCCTCAgttagagcaaaacaaaacacctgcTGAAGTTATGTTTGGACGACCTATACGAACGTGTTTTGATTTACTCCGTCCCCCAAGGAAAATTCAACATGATTTTAGAGAAGGGAATGAAAGATCGTTCGAGCGTGATGACCTTGTCTATGCTAAGGCGTATAGTAGGAACAATTGGCATTGGGTTCCAGGAAGAGTGATTCGGAAACGTGGAAATGTTACCTACGAGGTACTGACTGGTCATCGCAGCGTCATTAGACACATTAATCAACTGAAAAGGCGTGGACCATTAAACAGCCAGGGTCCCATGACGGAACGTTTCAATCCATTACCGTTGGATGTATTATTGGATTCCTGGAGCATACCCGTTACACCATCAGTGCTCCCAGATGTTTATCCAACACAACATGCACCGCCAGTGGCGACTCCAACTGAGCCGCCATCTCTTCCCCCACATCGATCCATTCCTCAGCATCAACGTTCACCACGTCGCTCTTCTCGGTCTAGAAGAGCTCCACGTCGGTTCGATCCGTACCTACGCTAttaa